The Tubulanus polymorphus chromosome 1, tnTubPoly1.2, whole genome shotgun sequence genome contains a region encoding:
- the LOC141900836 gene encoding matrilin-1-like, translating into MKSVEMTFTSFIVLILVTVGVANGRSNREEICRQADIVFILDESTSILAANFTRQVDFVKHMIQNMQVGPEAKRVSVITFSTDAKLHFDLAKYSTRDDVIKALGRIKQRTGHTNTSDALKLARTRVLAPGKARKNIPKVAIVITDGNSQEPSWTKTEALRAKKAGIVVFAVGVGKYVEISELRNIARSKSYVFMVNDFQKLDQIQQELGYKSCAVSPTGTDRPMTTVPTYVNDDSNITCKTKPTDVIFALDSSNSIHVGDFSKMVDFVKSVVNEFRIAPTKTRIGVVTFSTWARSAISLQQYQHKSDVQTALKNITKIRGNTNTARALRFIDSRGFGEEGNQRKDAEKIVVIFTDGKSADRSETALEARKLRKNGVTVMTVGIGPKVDKIELDSIASWPLGENVFTVSRFSDLPQLKARLSQITCRDDEPDHAAAHRKCDTPHADVVVMLDASSSIWPKDFTKQLDFLKKLVKKFKIGSGGTRVAVLTFGTYARVQFNLDSYIADENGAVAAISRIEQSGGDTNIGDALRIARRYSFREANGARDGKMPKIGIVITDGKSQNRAYTRKQARFTKQVGIKLFAVGIGDEVSNEELNNIASTRQFVFRVNDTDKLPALIDELQLETCGAAERTFP; encoded by the exons ATGAAAAGCGTCGAAATGACTTTCACCAGTTTTATCGTTCTGATTCTGGTCACAGTTGGG GTTGCCAACGGTCGGAGCAATCGGGAAGAAATATGTCGCCAGGCAGATATCGTGTTCATTCTGGATGAATCGACGAGCATATTAGCGGCAAACTTCACCAGACAGGTGGATTTCGTCAAACATATGATCCAGAACATGCAAGTCGGGCCCGAAGCAAAAAGAGTTTCAGTTATAACATTTAGTACAGATGCTAAATTACACTTCGACTTGGCCAAATATTCGACTCGTGACGACGTAATTAAAGCATTGGGCAGGATAAAACAGAGAACTGGTCATACCAATACCTCTGATGCATTGAAACTAGCGCGCACGCGGGTATTGGCGCCTGGAAAGGCCCGTAAAAATATCCCGAAAGTAGCTATAGTTATCACTGATGGCAACTCGCAGGAACCGTCGTGGACTAAGACCGAAGCTCTTAGGGCGAAGAAAGCGGGAATAGTCGTATTCGCAGTCGGTGTCGGAAAATACGTGGAAATCAGTGAATTGAGAAACATCGCTAGATCAAAGTCATACGTATTCATGGTCAATGATTTCCAGAAACTTGATCAAATCCAACAAGAACTTGGATACAAATCGTGCGCTG TTTCTCCAACGGGAACAGATCGACCTATGACGACAGTTCCGACTTACGTCAATGATGATAGTAACATCA CGTGCAAAACAAAACCAACTGATGTTATATTCGCGCTCGATTCTTCAAATAGTATTCACGTGGGAGACTTTAGCAAAATGGTCGATTTCGTGAAGAGTGTCGTCAATGAATTTAGAATAGCTCCAACCAAAACGAGAATAGGTGTAGTCACATTTAGTACATGGGCTCGATCGGCGATATCGCTGCAACAATATCAACACAAGTCTGACGTACAAACAGCGTTAAAAAATATCACGAAAATCCGAGGCAACACAAATACAGCACGTGCGcttagatttatagattcaagGGGGTTTGGTGAGGAGGGAAACCAGCGAAAAGACGCCGAAAAGATTGTCGTCATTTTCACTGACGGAAAATCAGCAGATCGTTCGGAAACGGCTCTGGAAGCGCGTAAACTGAGGAAGAACGGAGTGACCGTGATGACAGTCGGAATCGGTCCAAAAGTCGACAAAATAGAATTAGATTCGATCGCTTCTTGGCCTCTGGGAGAGAACGTATTCACAGTGTCGAGATTCTCGGATCTGCCTCAATTAAAAGCAAGACTTTCGCAGATAACTTGCCGAG atgatgaaCCTGATCACGCAGCTG CTCATAGGAAGTGCGATACACCACACGCCGATGTTGTAGTTATGTTAGACGCATCGAGCAGTATTTGGCCGAAGGATTTCACCAAACAGTTGGACTTCCTGAAGAAACtagtgaaaaaattcaaaataggaTCGGGTGGAACCCGAGTTGCTGTGCTGACGTTCGGAACCTATGCCCGAGTGCAGTTCAATTTGGATTCATACATCGCTGACGAGAATGGAGCAGTTGCAGCGATTTCCAGAATCGAACAGTCTGGAGGCGACACGAATATCGGCGATGCGTTACGAATTGCCAGACGATACAGTTTCAGAGAAGCGAATGGAGCTCGGGATGGTAAAATGCCGAAAATAGGAATCGTAATAACAGATGGTAAATCACAAAACCGAGCGTACACGAGGAAACAGGCGAGATTTACGAAACAAGTCGGTATAAAACTGTTCGCAGTCGGTATCGGAGACGAAGTGAGCAATGAAGAACTCAACAATATAGCTTCAACGCGACAGTTCGTATTTCGAGTGAATGATACGGATAAATTACCAGCTTTGATCGATGAATTACAATTGGAAACGTGTGGCG CTGCCGAACGAACATTTCCTTGA